ggcctgtaaaatcggatccttcacaaaggaatcataacttagtgtgtgaatttcgcAACACACATGGCCACAGGATCGATGATTGTCACCAACTCCAAGAGGAAGTAGCCAGACTACTCaataaaggtcacctccgagaattcttAAGCGATCGGGCCAATAATCAgtttcgggaaagagaggcggccaagaagaacgaaacgaatgagccgcaacatgtcatccacatgatcttgtgATACATCGATGCCCCACAAgaacccgtgatgagaaggaaaaaaatatccatcaccagagaaaagcgaaccgggggtacatacccgaggatgctctcacGTTCAGCGAATAGGACactgagaccttgtctcaaccccacaatTACGCagtggtaatctctttccttgtaaatacatttcaaataaaagatgtacttgtggatccaggtagctcggttaatattatcaggtcgagggtaatagagCAGCTCAGAATGCTGGACCAAATCGTGCctgccactcgagtcctcaatggattcagcatggcaaatgaaacaacaaaaggagaaattaccctcccagtcaacgtggctgGCACAACCCAAAACATCAAATTCAAACAACTAATTTTGAATAAGTTCAGAAAGCCTAGGAACATGATCTAGATGAACATCACAAAACAAAATATGCAGCATTTTATTTAAGGGAAGTGgcagaatcctaaccagtttgcctactggttttatagcCCTTTAAAACATAAGTAGTTTAACACAATCAAAATGCAATTTCCAATTTTTATATAAAGActgattacctaaggcttgcctaggcatgggactgtattgtcacgccccaacctcgagAGGCGTGACCGgcactcaatcgagtgaacccaactgagcaagtctTATCTAACACTACCCATCCAACTCAATAtgaataaggaaaccatgctttcatttatttagaccaggaaagatagtacattcaacattttagttcattttatatcacaacgtTAAATCGTAGTTAAGTGTCCAAGATTCCATACAGTTATAGTTTaaaagaaagcaagagtacaaggttgcaacatggttcattgacctatccaatacccatacataacctACACAaacgtctatggagcctctaaggatacaaaagacagtgATAAAAACGCCGACAACAAGGccctggctatacctcaaaacggatatctataacaaaaggtGTACAACCTGAcccttgaaggaggaaggggctcaccaagattttGAGAAAAGGATGCTCTGCTACACATGATTGGCACTATCCGTTATGgggccacctacattcatttaaaaatgtagcgcccccagcaaaagggatgttagtaccatggaatagtactagtatgtataactaaacaccatctagttagaaagaattatacaagaacaagaattcacaagtataactcaaaacttCAAATGATCACCACATTATCAATCAAAAGAATAGTGCAACTTCCACATCGTTTTTCCTTAGCTTTTTAGTTTGGGACATTCCATACTATTCATCatttgttcacaataccaccgatATCTTGAACGGAGTCGGATCTCGACCCATTTGGCTAGgtcgcctcatttgagacatatacttcaatcacaatctcattttccttcttttccgaaattcattcacaataccaccgctatcttgagcagaGTCCGATCTCGGCCTGATCGGCTAGGTCGCCTTTCCAAGGCATTGTTCCCATCCCATTAATCACttcgtttcacatatatcatttcataggcacttggggccacaacgtATCACATTATCCggggcactaggccacatttttaCATCGTTCCCATATTCAACATTAGCTTTGCCACttaggacagtaggtgcacacaagagcagTTTAAATCATAAGCATAGATAAGACTTCACGTAGATGGCACAACAATGAAACTTCAATCtaaatttaaggtctaagcatttcaatacatgattcatattccataattcacgtttcacattgttcccattttgaACATTTACTTTGCCACTTAAAATCATAGCGCATACGAAGGCAATTCAAatcataagcatagagaggaattcgtcaagtttggcatattagtCCCAAAGTAACCTTGGCATGACATTTAGGCATTAGCACATAGACCATGTTCTCCACACATCCTCCATAtacaaagaataacacattaaacatATGAAGAAGTACCTACCACATAAACTTTCGCAgaaatgcggtctgcatacccgttctgcggtcgcataatgcaccacaGAACTGCCCCTTACAAAACCCCATGGGatatatgcgacgactatgcggtccgcatattggTTATGCTATCGCATACTTGACCGCATACTTGACCTCAAATTGGTCCAACACACTGACTCATTTtgcggcgactatgcggtccACATACCTAATATGCGACCGCATcgcacttttctggaaaatattatttcttgaatttttaGAGCATAGATCAGTCCAAAAAGGTCCGAACCACTtaacggggccttacatcctcccccacttaagatcattcgtcctcgaatgaggatcaaggctCACTTATTAGGAATGTTTGTGCAACCTCAGCTTTTCACTACATGAAACATATCCACAACCCTAAAATTTTTCTACTacctaaatttccaaaaatttcgccagagtttcctttgtaactaggcctatctaCCTGCCAGAGAGCCCagaaacatatcctaacagcataaACATATTCATAGGTATAATATAACTCGTACAACATCAACCATGGCCGTATAGGCAACATATTACCAAAAAGGGGACAACTTTACATAGATCAAGTCAGAAGATGATAGTTCATAGGGGCTAAATACAcaaaagctattacatgactattcaaaaAAATGTGGGTACTGCATTTTCACTtcatcctcggcttcccaagtggcttcctcaacttgctggttccgccataacactttcacggatgcaatttccttatttctcaatttccgaacttgcctatcaagaatggcaactggaacttcttaTTATGATagctcttcattaacctcaatggTTTCAACTagcacaatagtggacggatctcccactacctttctcaacatggacacatgaaagacCGGGTGTACCATTGACATCCCGGgcggcagctcgagcttgtatgccattGGACCAATCCTCTAAATGATTCGgtatggtccgacatacctcagactcaatttccctttcttttcaaatcgcatgatacccttcatgggggaaaccttcaaaaatacccaatcatcctccttgaactccaaatctctgcgacgcACATCCGAATAAGATTTTTGGCGACTCTGAGTAGT
This sequence is a window from Nicotiana sylvestris chromosome 3, ASM39365v2, whole genome shotgun sequence. Protein-coding genes within it:
- the LOC138887348 gene encoding uncharacterized protein — protein: MENVKIIKEGLKTTQSRQKSYSDVRRRDLEFKEDDWVFLKVSPMKGIMRFEKKGKLSLRQVRKLRNKEIASVKVLWRNQQVEEATWEAEDEVKMQYPHFFE